Proteins from one Candidatus Nomurabacteria bacterium genomic window:
- a CDS encoding YdeI/OmpD-associated family protein, giving the protein METHKDRAVHHFKTEAAFLKWIKAHHEQPEGIWLMFAKKGTGATSLTYEEAREVAIRYGWIDGLLSKLDDEYFMRLFSKRRPRSVWSKINRGIAQTLIKEKRMEAPGLAEVARAKKDGRWDSAYDSPMDMRVPTWFIIKLKRDKQAYEFFKTLNKTQHYAVAFRLHNAKKEETKQNRAERFIEMFSKGEKIV; this is encoded by the coding sequence ATGGAAACCCACAAAGACCGTGCCGTACATCACTTCAAGACCGAGGCTGCTTTTTTGAAATGGATCAAAGCCCATCACGAGCAGCCGGAAGGTATTTGGCTCATGTTTGCCAAGAAAGGCACCGGCGCCACTTCCCTCACCTACGAAGAAGCGCGCGAGGTCGCGATCCGGTACGGCTGGATCGACGGGCTTTTGAGTAAGCTCGACGACGAGTACTTCATGCGGCTGTTCTCGAAGCGTCGCCCCCGCAGCGTGTGGTCGAAGATCAATCGCGGTATCGCACAAACGCTCATCAAGGAAAAGCGCATGGAAGCGCCCGGCCTCGCCGAGGTAGCACGCGCCAAGAAAGACGGTCGGTGGGATAGCGCCTACGACTCACCCATGGACATGCGGGTTCCCACCTGGTTTATCATTAAGCTGAAGCGCGACAAGCAAGCGTACGAGTTTTTCAAAACGCTCAACAAAACCCAACACTACGCCGTTGCCTTCCGCCTCCACAACGCCAAGAAAGAAGAGACCAAGCAAAACCGCGCGGAGAGGTTCATCGAGATGTTTTCAAAGGGAGAGAAGATTGTTTGA
- a CDS encoding TIGR04141 family sporadically distributed protein, whose product MAEKNTIGLYKLSTDHEDFEDANESAADSIRRIVELYSEKKRKQVEGYRLIPMELSENVELPEGFVVTAFRHERTNPNAWQRFLESAFNEVPSLLNKNHDFLVFVHDTSSELFCFTGGSANHAISEYIDVTFPIELMKRITDPEKIKQAKSRSVTGELYARDHYYRGYSAVSATESFGQVWKDLLASIREDVWDDPDMASMLGTKKRVGVEVKGFFKIKKSISFGNVLKLIERIQHYLANPVDDETETSFAFLDSVMLVKGRVIEMQLKQKVYESIYARVANPDAELDFDLCHVNYDDFFSANTYQLRYKNITFQELDTLPTTEDVIDYTLEYFQQEKPEALADIDIFIENIEQTFIETTHDEPFFGTAGKIYAHLHGEVQLNNKTFFLVDKQWYLVKDSFIEVLQRDFDQYVSNSRILGMADVGLSAWATGREGAYNDSYCPNNNFIVGDRVILDGIEYFDLLYIGDPDKVYIIQVKKGFGGKTRESCSQIRNSAKMIESSAVADGHRKLVELYEKLASRTTATCPDRLHGISQTSFVNLFLNRERIYLLAVGGVNSRDVLIDTDSNIAKFEVLSTRDALRVIKESDSFRICLV is encoded by the coding sequence ATGGCAGAAAAGAACACTATTGGACTCTATAAGCTGAGCACAGACCATGAGGATTTTGAAGACGCTAACGAATCTGCTGCTGACTCCATCAGACGCATTGTAGAGCTTTACTCGGAGAAAAAACGCAAACAAGTCGAGGGGTATAGGTTGATTCCTATGGAACTTTCAGAGAATGTTGAGTTGCCTGAAGGATTTGTTGTGACTGCCTTTAGACATGAGAGGACAAATCCCAACGCATGGCAGAGGTTCCTTGAAAGTGCATTTAATGAAGTGCCCTCATTGCTAAATAAAAATCATGATTTTCTAGTATTTGTTCACGATACCTCGAGCGAATTGTTCTGTTTTACTGGAGGGTCAGCAAATCATGCTATTTCTGAATATATTGATGTAACTTTTCCAATTGAGTTGATGAAACGAATTACTGACCCTGAAAAGATTAAGCAAGCCAAAAGTCGAAGTGTCACAGGAGAATTATATGCCCGTGACCACTATTACCGAGGTTACTCAGCTGTAAGTGCAACAGAATCGTTTGGGCAAGTGTGGAAAGATTTATTAGCTTCAATCAGAGAGGATGTCTGGGACGATCCCGATATGGCTTCAATGCTTGGAACTAAAAAGCGAGTTGGTGTTGAAGTTAAAGGTTTCTTTAAGATTAAAAAAAGCATCAGTTTTGGTAACGTACTGAAGCTGATAGAGAGAATACAACACTATTTGGCAAATCCAGTTGATGATGAGACTGAAACGTCTTTTGCTTTTTTAGATTCAGTGATGCTGGTTAAGGGGCGAGTCATTGAAATGCAGCTAAAGCAAAAAGTGTATGAATCAATCTACGCGCGTGTAGCTAATCCTGATGCGGAATTAGATTTTGACCTTTGCCACGTCAATTATGATGATTTTTTTAGCGCAAACACATATCAGCTTCGATATAAAAACATTACATTTCAGGAGCTTGATACCTTGCCCACAACCGAAGACGTGATTGATTACACACTTGAGTATTTTCAACAAGAAAAACCAGAAGCCTTGGCAGATATTGATATTTTTATAGAAAATATTGAGCAAACTTTTATTGAAACCACTCACGACGAGCCGTTTTTTGGAACGGCAGGGAAAATATATGCGCACTTACATGGTGAGGTTCAATTAAACAACAAAACATTCTTCTTAGTTGATAAGCAGTGGTATTTAGTAAAAGATAGCTTTATTGAAGTCTTGCAAAGAGATTTTGATCAGTATGTAAGCAATAGCCGAATTTTAGGAATGGCAGACGTTGGTTTATCAGCTTGGGCCACAGGTCGAGAAGGTGCTTACAATGACAGTTACTGTCCTAATAATAATTTTATTGTTGGCGATAGAGTTATTCTGGACGGAATTGAGTATTTTGACCTACTCTACATTGGTGATCCAGATAAGGTTTATATAATTCAAGTTAAGAAGGGATTTGGAGGTAAGACAAGAGAGTCGTGTTCTCAAATTAGAAATTCTGCAAAAATGATAGAAAGTTCAGCTGTTGCAGATGGACATAGAAAACTCGTAGAACTTTACGAAAAGTTGGCAAGCCGCACAACAGCTACGTGCCCCGATCGACTTCATGGGATTTCTCAGACAAGTTTTGTAAATCTATTTCTCAACAGAGAACGAATATACTTACTTGCTGTAGGTGGAGTGAATAGTAGAGATGTGCTAATTGACACGGATTCAAACATTGCAAAGTTTGAAGTTTTGAGTACACGCGATGCGCTAAGAGTGATTAAGGAGAGTGATAGTTTCAGGATTTGTCTGGTTTAA
- a CDS encoding winged helix-turn-helix transcriptional regulator codes for MVEQSISGHNLDNIFKALADETRRDILRRVAAASLSISDLAESYKMSFAAIAKHVGVLERAQLIIKKRSGKQQIITAAPKTIEIAAEHLARYEQLWDARFSALEDLVTK; via the coding sequence ATGGTTGAACAAAGTATTAGTGGCCATAATTTAGACAACATCTTCAAGGCACTGGCGGATGAGACCAGGCGGGATATTTTGCGGCGGGTGGCTGCCGCTTCCCTCTCGATCTCAGACCTCGCGGAGTCATACAAGATGTCGTTTGCGGCGATCGCCAAGCACGTGGGAGTGCTCGAGCGAGCGCAGCTGATTATCAAAAAACGTAGCGGCAAGCAGCAGATCATCACCGCCGCACCAAAGACGATCGAGATCGCCGCCGAACACCTCGCCCGCTACGAACAGCTGTGGGATGCACGCTTTAGTGCGCTTGAGGACTTAGTAACCAAGTAA
- a CDS encoding SRPBCC domain-containing protein, translating to MKTTFTIGEDKKTLVATRTFAAPKLKLWEAYTTAELVAKWWGPYGWETEVPKLDFTVGGEWQYIMRCVDPEQTEWYGKASAGKGVYKEIDPHDSFSYTDYFTDESFTINENMPSSHSKIEFVENADGTTTFTATTTYNTEADLKTVIEMGMEQGYDMTLDRLEEMVTTAE from the coding sequence ATGAAAACAACCTTCACTATTGGAGAAGACAAAAAGACTCTCGTGGCCACGCGCACCTTCGCAGCACCAAAGCTGAAGCTCTGGGAGGCGTACACTACCGCCGAGCTAGTCGCCAAGTGGTGGGGCCCGTACGGATGGGAGACTGAGGTACCAAAACTCGACTTCACCGTGGGGGGAGAGTGGCAGTACATCATGCGCTGCGTCGACCCAGAGCAGACCGAGTGGTACGGCAAAGCCAGCGCTGGCAAGGGCGTATACAAAGAGATCGATCCGCACGATTCTTTCTCATACACTGACTACTTCACCGATGAGTCGTTTACCATCAATGAAAACATGCCGAGCTCACACTCAAAGATCGAGTTTGTCGAAAATGCCGACGGCACCACCACCTTCACCGCCACCACGACCTACAACACCGAAGCCGACCTCAAGACCGTCATCGAGATGGGTATGGAGCAAGGTTACGACATGACACTTGATAGACTAGAAGAAATGGTAACCACCGCAGAATAG
- the amrB gene encoding AmmeMemoRadiSam system protein B has product MKRAAVTLGIIGLLCLGGLSVVSKPAPAKQAPVGIVVPHHDMVAAARRAYFDEVAAQVQPETIVIVAPDHFDQAVAPIVTSQQDWETVIGTVPADRALIESLNITVQADSFTSEHAITSLLKDIKQSFPSSKIVPILINRAATYEEVTALTKQLYVTCPECLLIASVDFSHTIDVMVADLHDVAALRGLFAADAPQLYREAEVDSPESLVALVTWSALHGAEQFDLFSHTNSGFLSGTVSGEMTTHIIGGYHIGSAAPQAGSITFMMAGDAMFARGVHERFQRDATVFESLGQRFFWGADVALVNLEGYFTDTVDKELWQADPPQFGFHTAYVDVLRYLRVNVVNVANNHAGDGGASAFGDSLRTVAGAGISYIGDDTDSTKASVYTKEINGVKLAIIGVYTHQGFTGLRETIEQYSRAGYHVFVYAHWGEEYAAKSNEIQQQMAHDWIDRGADLVVGIHPHVVQEVEVYAGRPIVYSLGNFIFDQGFSDETKVGAVVGGAVKSGELSVFLVPVQSYLSPAVLEPTLYKKYRDTWAAPWQVYQSENGYYTFDLE; this is encoded by the coding sequence ATGAAGCGCGCGGCTGTTACTTTGGGAATCATAGGGCTGCTCTGTCTGGGTGGTTTGTCTGTTGTTTCTAAACCGGCGCCTGCGAAGCAGGCGCCGGTCGGTATCGTCGTACCGCATCACGACATGGTAGCTGCAGCACGTCGAGCATACTTTGATGAGGTTGCCGCACAAGTGCAACCAGAAACGATCGTTATTGTCGCGCCCGATCACTTCGACCAAGCAGTTGCTCCGATCGTCACTTCGCAGCAAGACTGGGAAACGGTCATAGGTACTGTCCCGGCTGATCGGGCGCTCATCGAGTCGCTCAACATTACCGTCCAAGCTGACTCATTTACCTCGGAGCACGCCATCACTTCGCTCCTTAAAGATATCAAGCAGAGCTTCCCGAGCAGCAAGATCGTACCGATACTGATCAATCGCGCGGCGACGTATGAAGAAGTGACTGCGCTGACCAAGCAGCTGTATGTTACCTGTCCTGAATGTCTACTCATTGCCTCGGTTGATTTCTCGCACACGATCGATGTGATGGTGGCCGACCTGCATGATGTTGCGGCACTACGTGGTCTTTTTGCTGCTGATGCGCCGCAGCTGTACCGTGAAGCGGAGGTTGATTCACCTGAGTCGCTCGTGGCGTTGGTGACTTGGTCGGCGCTCCATGGTGCTGAACAGTTTGATCTTTTCTCACACACCAATTCAGGCTTTCTCTCTGGCACGGTCAGTGGAGAGATGACCACACATATCATCGGTGGCTATCATATTGGTAGTGCAGCCCCGCAAGCTGGATCTATCACATTCATGATGGCGGGAGACGCAATGTTTGCGCGCGGAGTGCACGAACGATTCCAGCGAGATGCGACAGTGTTCGAATCTCTCGGACAGCGATTCTTCTGGGGTGCTGATGTGGCGTTGGTAAATCTTGAGGGATATTTCACAGATACCGTTGATAAAGAACTATGGCAAGCCGACCCACCACAGTTTGGCTTCCACACCGCGTACGTAGATGTGTTGCGGTACCTGCGAGTGAATGTGGTCAATGTCGCTAACAACCATGCTGGTGATGGAGGAGCGTCAGCATTTGGTGACAGTCTGAGGACTGTCGCTGGAGCAGGTATTTCATACATTGGAGACGATACAGACAGCACAAAAGCTTCTGTATATACAAAGGAGATCAACGGTGTGAAGCTCGCGATCATTGGGGTGTACACACATCAGGGATTTACCGGATTGCGAGAGACGATCGAACAATACTCGAGGGCTGGGTATCATGTCTTTGTGTATGCGCACTGGGGGGAGGAATACGCCGCTAAGAGCAATGAGATACAGCAGCAAATGGCACACGACTGGATCGATCGGGGCGCTGACTTGGTGGTGGGTATTCATCCCCACGTAGTGCAAGAGGTGGAAGTGTACGCTGGTCGGCCTATTGTCTACTCACTCGGAAACTTCATCTTCGATCAGGGCTTTAGCGATGAAACAAAAGTCGGTGCGGTTGTGGGTGGGGCAGTAAAGAGTGGTGAGCTATCAGTCTTTCTGGTCCCAGTGCAAAGTTATTTGAGTCCGGCAGTTTTAGAGCCCACGTTATACAAAAAGTATCGCGATACGTGGGCTGCTCCGTGGCAGGTGTATCAGAGTGAGAACGGGTACTACACATTTGATCTAGAGTGA
- a CDS encoding signal peptidase I has translation MKIISNIIQGFFVLLMLGVAGLFLVPMLPIEHNIELRIVQSGSMEPTIMTGSLIVVQPQDEYSVGDVIMFGSRYAKVPTTHRIVDTYEDRGQTWFITKGDANEEADAEAVSLSEVKGVVKADVPRLGFVLDFTRQPIGFMFLIVLPAALIILSELEKIWRELRKKRKGKEVDDLDDRTDGGTMPDDVVSVKVARHTRMMDISMPVHFPLVPTLDLRSAAIHKHSSWELFFKALGLVIVFVSVYASVGLLGSTMSYFNDLETSQHNELRAIALDFSAAADGQTYNFAEGGIVGDDGSMILTIAPEAGSVDMRYGIEAQVVGSSSPLCDALVAESITPFAYNNLLTLLSAHDISFAEPWTVTLLIPDETGLVGGEECDIDLIFTAWYFDEIEDQGYYDEEVIPLHFNYLPTVALQLVSPALQSFAAFSAESGDGGDTVPPEEETPASADDTGESEEESDQKSEPETPVEEDVPEDEKAEGSGEETGSTEGGESEDQNSEEEVEEGNDQDEQAESPAEEESEEVTEEGEQTEEPEELPEPEAEEEPEEESEPEQPAPEPAAVDEPAAE, from the coding sequence ATGAAAATTATCAGCAACATCATCCAAGGATTCTTCGTTCTCCTCATGCTCGGAGTGGCCGGGTTATTCTTGGTACCAATGTTGCCGATCGAGCACAATATCGAACTCCGTATTGTGCAGTCTGGATCGATGGAGCCAACGATCATGACCGGATCACTGATCGTAGTACAGCCGCAAGATGAATACTCTGTCGGAGATGTGATCATGTTTGGCAGTCGTTATGCCAAAGTGCCAACCACACACCGGATCGTCGACACCTATGAAGATCGCGGACAGACCTGGTTCATCACCAAGGGTGATGCCAATGAAGAAGCAGATGCAGAGGCTGTGTCGCTTTCAGAAGTGAAAGGGGTGGTGAAAGCTGATGTGCCACGGCTTGGCTTTGTGCTTGATTTTACGCGGCAGCCGATCGGGTTCATGTTTTTGATCGTGTTACCAGCAGCACTCATTATTCTGAGTGAGCTCGAAAAGATCTGGCGTGAACTACGCAAGAAGCGAAAGGGGAAAGAAGTCGACGATCTTGATGATCGAACTGATGGTGGGACCATGCCCGACGATGTGGTGTCGGTAAAGGTGGCACGTCATACCCGCATGATGGATATCAGCATGCCGGTACATTTTCCGCTGGTGCCAACACTCGACTTGCGGTCGGCTGCGATCCATAAGCATTCTTCGTGGGAACTATTCTTTAAAGCGCTTGGGTTAGTCATTGTCTTCGTCTCGGTCTACGCTAGTGTTGGACTGCTTGGTTCGACTATGTCCTATTTCAATGATCTCGAAACCAGTCAGCACAATGAGCTACGAGCTATCGCGCTTGATTTTTCGGCGGCTGCTGACGGACAGACGTACAATTTTGCCGAGGGAGGGATTGTTGGTGATGATGGCTCCATGATCCTGACTATCGCACCAGAAGCAGGGAGTGTCGATATGCGATATGGTATCGAAGCTCAGGTGGTAGGTTCCTCGTCACCGCTGTGTGATGCGTTGGTGGCTGAATCGATCACGCCGTTTGCATACAATAACCTGCTAACCCTTCTTTCTGCGCACGATATTTCCTTCGCGGAGCCATGGACAGTGACACTTTTAATTCCAGACGAGACGGGCTTGGTGGGTGGTGAAGAGTGCGATATCGACCTTATCTTCACCGCTTGGTATTTTGATGAGATAGAAGATCAGGGATACTACGACGAAGAAGTCATTCCGCTGCATTTCAATTATCTCCCAACAGTGGCACTGCAATTGGTTTCACCGGCACTCCAGAGCTTTGCTGCCTTTAGCGCGGAATCAGGAGATGGTGGTGATACAGTGCCGCCTGAAGAAGAAACTCCTGCATCAGCTGATGACACTGGCGAGTCTGAGGAGGAGAGTGATCAAAAGTCTGAGCCTGAGACGCCAGTAGAGGAAGACGTACCGGAAGACGAGAAGGCTGAAGGATCAGGTGAAGAAACTGGCTCAACCGAAGGAGGAGAATCGGAAGATCAGAATTCTGAAGAGGAAGTCGAAGAGGGTAACGATCAGGATGAACAAGCAGAATCTCCAGCCGAGGAAGAGAGTGAGGAGGTGACAGAAGAGGGTGAACAGACAGAAGAGCCTGAGGAACTTCCTGAACCGGAAGCAGAAGAAGAACCGGAGGAAGAGAGTGAACCTGAGCAACCGGCGCCAGAACCTGCAGCAGTAGATGAGCCAGCCGCTGAGTAG
- a CDS encoding VWA domain-containing protein: MSRIIMSLGLVVFVAAVVVGGTGAFFNDTETSTGNVFTAGAIDLRIDSEQHYNGNVCIDVNDDPEIDDYQWSGNAAYPVPGTACDGSWELTDLVPGVHKFFNFADIKPGDEGENTISIHLDTNPAWMCVDIETVANDDMDCTEPETGDDADCDPSLDPDADAFDGDLAQELNFFAWLDDGSIDGFQGQETDPEEGDNIWQAGEAALFSNDIGPISDTIGGVTYALADSGTGLGPIPAGATQYIGLAWCAGAFTIVGPGDLDCDGSLMDNAAQTDEVIADITFRVEQSRNNDDFVCRPEGGGLACNEENDVMFVLDSSGSIDSGELSTMATAAKTFAAALMPDTPGNHIGVVDFDNTATLRSQLTDVNADIDNAIDAMISGGSTNLAAGIDEAVAELASTRDRNDATVPDFMLIMTDGVPDSVGAAETAADAAKAAGITVYVVGIGDGVDDTFLEGIATSANHYFTAAEFDNLEAILAGLASCPIN, from the coding sequence ATGAGCAGAATTATCATGAGTCTTGGTCTGGTTGTCTTTGTGGCAGCGGTCGTCGTAGGCGGCACTGGCGCATTCTTCAATGACACTGAGACCTCGACCGGAAACGTATTTACGGCTGGTGCAATCGATCTCCGTATCGATAGTGAACAGCATTACAACGGCAACGTCTGTATCGATGTTAATGATGACCCAGAGATCGATGATTATCAGTGGAGCGGTAATGCGGCCTACCCGGTACCTGGCACCGCGTGTGATGGATCTTGGGAACTAACCGACTTGGTGCCTGGTGTGCACAAGTTCTTCAACTTTGCTGACATCAAGCCAGGAGATGAAGGAGAGAACACAATCTCAATCCATCTCGACACCAACCCAGCGTGGATGTGTGTTGATATCGAGACTGTCGCAAACGATGATATGGACTGTACCGAACCAGAGACTGGTGACGATGCAGACTGTGACCCATCACTCGATCCTGATGCAGACGCATTCGACGGTGACCTCGCGCAAGAACTCAACTTCTTCGCGTGGCTTGACGATGGTTCGATCGATGGCTTCCAGGGCCAGGAGACTGATCCAGAAGAAGGAGACAATATCTGGCAGGCAGGGGAGGCTGCGTTGTTCTCTAACGACATCGGTCCGATCAGCGACACGATCGGCGGTGTAACCTACGCGTTGGCTGATTCTGGTACTGGTCTTGGTCCTATTCCAGCTGGTGCAACCCAGTACATTGGCCTCGCGTGGTGTGCTGGAGCATTCACTATTGTTGGTCCAGGAGACCTCGATTGTGATGGTTCACTTATGGACAATGCGGCTCAGACTGATGAGGTGATCGCCGACATTACCTTCCGAGTAGAGCAGTCTCGAAATAATGATGATTTCGTATGTCGTCCTGAGGGCGGCGGACTTGCTTGTAACGAGGAGAACGACGTGATGTTCGTACTTGATTCTTCAGGCAGCATCGACTCAGGTGAGTTGTCGACTATGGCAACTGCAGCTAAGACATTTGCTGCGGCTCTCATGCCAGATACACCAGGTAATCATATCGGTGTGGTCGACTTCGACAACACTGCAACTCTTCGTTCGCAGCTGACTGACGTGAATGCTGACATCGACAATGCGATCGACGCTATGATCTCAGGTGGCTCAACCAACCTGGCAGCTGGTATCGATGAAGCGGTGGCAGAACTTGCGAGTACGCGTGACCGTAACGACGCAACGGTGCCTGACTTCATGCTCATCATGACTGATGGTGTGCCTGATAGTGTGGGAGCAGCCGAGACAGCAGCGGATGCTGCCAAGGCTGCGGGTATCACCGTGTACGTGGTGGGTATTGGTGATGGAGTCGATGACACCTTCCTTGAGGGTATTGCGACTTCAGCTAACCATTACTTTACTGCAGCAGAGTTCGACAATCTTGAAGCTATCCTTGCTGGATTGGCAAGTTGTCCGATCAACTAG